The proteins below come from a single Paracoccus sp. SCSIO 75233 genomic window:
- the pncB gene encoding nicotinate phosphoribosyltransferase, protein MMMPNVDIASRVYNHRWKIDPIVRSLLDTDFYKLLMCQSVFRNKPDTNVTFQLINRTKSVKLAEMVDEGELREQLDQVRALRLTRGESTWLRGNTFYGKRQMFRPDFMEWLENVQLPEYELTKKDGQYELRFEGKWPEVMLWEIPALAIIMELRSRAVTKDMGRFELQVLYARAMTRVWEKITALNTLPDLKIADFGTRRRHSYLWQDWCVQAMGEGLGHAPDGKFIGTSNCLIAMRRDLEAIGTNAHELPMVYAALADTDEELKRAPYRVLADWHEEHDGNLRMILPDTYGTKGFLEGAPDWLAGWTGIRVDSGDPVENTEIAIQWWKDRGEDPTQKLVIFSDGLDVAEIKDLYQRFNGRVKVSFGWGTLLTNDFRGFVEGDGLDPLSLVCKAVEAEGRPTVKLSDNPAKAMGPADEVARYKRVFGVGEQERVELYV, encoded by the coding sequence ATGATGATGCCGAATGTCGATATTGCGAGCCGGGTCTATAATCATCGATGGAAGATCGACCCGATTGTGCGCTCGCTGCTGGACACGGATTTCTACAAGCTGCTGATGTGCCAGTCGGTGTTCCGCAACAAGCCGGACACGAATGTCACGTTTCAGCTTATCAACCGGACGAAATCGGTAAAGCTGGCCGAGATGGTCGATGAGGGCGAATTGCGCGAGCAGCTCGATCAGGTGCGGGCGTTGCGGCTGACGCGCGGCGAATCGACCTGGCTGCGGGGCAATACGTTCTACGGCAAGCGGCAGATGTTCCGCCCCGACTTCATGGAGTGGCTGGAGAATGTCCAGCTTCCGGAATACGAACTCACCAAGAAGGATGGCCAGTACGAGCTGCGCTTTGAGGGTAAGTGGCCCGAGGTCATGCTGTGGGAGATCCCGGCGCTTGCGATCATCATGGAGTTGCGATCCCGCGCTGTGACCAAGGATATGGGCCGGTTCGAATTGCAGGTGCTCTATGCCCGCGCGATGACGCGGGTGTGGGAGAAGATTACCGCATTGAACACGCTGCCCGATCTGAAGATTGCCGATTTCGGGACGCGGCGGCGGCATTCCTATCTGTGGCAGGACTGGTGTGTGCAGGCTATGGGCGAGGGGCTGGGCCACGCGCCGGACGGGAAGTTCATCGGAACCTCGAACTGCCTGATCGCCATGCGCCGCGATCTGGAGGCGATCGGGACCAATGCGCATGAATTGCCGATGGTTTACGCAGCACTTGCCGATACGGATGAAGAGCTGAAGCGGGCGCCCTATCGCGTGCTTGCGGATTGGCATGAGGAACATGACGGCAATCTGCGGATGATCCTGCCCGACACCTATGGCACGAAGGGCTTTCTGGAGGGCGCGCCGGACTGGCTGGCGGGCTGGACGGGCATTCGCGTCGACAGCGGCGATCCGGTCGAGAACACGGAGATCGCGATCCAGTGGTGGAAGGATCGCGGCGAGGATCCGACGCAGAAGCTGGTGATCTTCTCGGACGGGTTGGATGTGGCGGAAATCAAGGATCTGTATCAGCGCTTCAACGGTCGGGTGAAGGTCAGCTTCGGCTGGGGTACGCTGCTGACCAATGATTTCCGTGGCTTCGTCGAGGGTGACGGTCTGGACCCGCTGAGCCTCGTCTGCAAGGCGGTCGAGGCCGAGGGGCGGCCCACGGTGAAGCTGTCGGACAACCCGGCCAAGGCAATGGGACCGGCAGACGAGGTGGCGCGCTACAAGCGGGTTTTCGGCGTGGGCGAGCAGGAACGGGTGGAGCTTTACGTCTGA
- a CDS encoding class I SAM-dependent RNA methyltransferase gives MTVSPWRIERLGRHGNAIARGPDGQKALAPRLLPGELVTAEASDGHLLNPKIIEPSSDRVRPPCRHYATCGGCALMHASDDFVARWKSELVASALAAHRIETKIAGIATSPSHSRRRAVLSGRRTKKGALLGFHGRASDQIVDITNCHVLRPGIVAALPALRQVVSAGASRSGELSLTVTETRSGLDVAVSGGKPLDPALTEQLSALMRKADLARLDWDGTPLTRRQPLLNMGQTRVTPPPGGFLQATAEGEAALLSVVRKTTEGATSIVDLFAGCGTFSLPLAAHADIHAVEGLSAPLHALDAAWRTTPGLHRITTEIRDLASRPLMPDELARFDAAVIDPPRSGAAAQAEHLAASALARIAWVSCNPVTFARDAATMIKAGWRMGPVYVVDQFRWSTHVETVTSFTRN, from the coding sequence TTGACCGTATCGCCGTGGCGCATCGAGCGGCTCGGCCGCCACGGCAACGCAATCGCGCGCGGGCCAGATGGCCAAAAAGCCCTCGCGCCGCGCCTTCTCCCGGGCGAGTTGGTGACGGCAGAGGCCAGCGACGGCCATCTGCTCAACCCGAAAATTATCGAGCCCTCCTCTGACCGTGTCCGACCACCCTGCCGCCATTACGCAACCTGCGGCGGCTGCGCGCTCATGCACGCATCGGATGATTTCGTCGCCCGCTGGAAATCGGAACTGGTCGCATCGGCACTCGCCGCACATCGGATCGAGACGAAGATCGCAGGCATCGCCACATCTCCGTCGCATTCACGACGCAGGGCGGTTCTGTCGGGTCGGCGGACAAAGAAGGGTGCTCTTCTTGGGTTTCATGGCCGCGCGTCGGATCAGATCGTGGATATTACGAATTGTCACGTTCTGCGGCCCGGGATCGTCGCCGCACTGCCGGCGCTCAGGCAGGTCGTATCGGCAGGGGCCTCCCGCAGCGGGGAATTGTCACTGACCGTCACGGAAACCCGCTCCGGGCTGGATGTGGCCGTATCCGGGGGAAAGCCCCTCGATCCAGCGCTGACCGAGCAACTCTCCGCCCTCATGCGCAAAGCAGATCTGGCACGATTGGACTGGGACGGCACACCCCTGACCCGCCGACAACCGCTGCTGAATATGGGGCAAACGCGCGTGACACCCCCGCCCGGCGGGTTCCTGCAAGCCACTGCGGAAGGTGAGGCGGCACTTCTCAGCGTGGTTCGCAAGACGACCGAGGGCGCGACAAGCATCGTCGATCTGTTCGCCGGATGCGGCACGTTTTCCCTGCCGCTCGCCGCGCATGCGGATATTCACGCGGTCGAAGGCCTGTCCGCGCCGCTCCACGCGCTCGACGCCGCGTGGCGCACGACGCCCGGCCTGCACCGGATCACGACAGAAATCCGAGACCTCGCCTCCCGCCCCCTCATGCCAGATGAACTCGCCCGTTTCGACGCCGCGGTGATCGACCCGCCCCGGAGCGGAGCGGCCGCGCAGGCGGAACATCTCGCCGCCTCTGCCCTTGCCCGCATCGCATGGGTCAGTTGCAACCCGGTAACCTTCGCCCGCGACGCCGCCACCATGATCAAAGCCGGCTGGCGCATGGGACCGGTCTACGTCGTCGATCAGTTCCGCTGGTCCACCCATGTCGAAACGGTGACGAGCTTCACGCGCAACTGA
- a CDS encoding ABC transporter ATP-binding protein, giving the protein MNLHAPFARMIDAFRPADGPPPQSLLRFTGWALKGSGRGLTFAAIASAAAGTADIVSAMLLGRVIDAVAGGGRDSFWAESWPVFAGFVLFFLVIRPIILGLSTASTNVIIGPNILPLVLSRLHRWTMGHSVSFFDNDFAGRLAQKQMQTARAITDVASEMVNVVAFGLAAVLGSAFYLASIDAWGTVALLLWLACYGFLIRYFLPRIRSHSAARASARAMVTGQVVDTITNIKTVKLFAHDEHEDRAALSAMAGFRERAVDFGVVSTWFRTSLMTLSGALPVILIGGAVILWQQGQATPGEIAATGAIALRLSQMSGWLSMALMSIWGSVGEIEDGMETLSPPHTLTDDPDAKPLPAVKGQIRFDNVSFNYGRDDGHGGVTGINLTIAPGERVGLVGASGAGKSTLVGLLLRLYDVEQGRIEIDGHDIRNVTQESLRRQIGMVTQETAMFNRSARDNIGYGSPGASEADIAAAAEAAEAGSFIHDMQDNEGRIGYDAYLGERGVKLSGGQRQRIALARAFLKDAPILILDEATSALDSEVEAAIQGSLDRVMKGKTVLAIAHRLSTIAEMDRIVVLEEGRIVEEGTHDALLAQSGTYARYWNRQSGGFLGTEVENQVTNQPKIA; this is encoded by the coding sequence ATGAACCTGCACGCCCCATTCGCACGCATGATCGACGCGTTCCGCCCCGCCGACGGGCCGCCGCCGCAATCGCTGCTGCGCTTTACCGGCTGGGCGCTGAAAGGCTCAGGCCGGGGACTGACATTTGCCGCCATTGCATCTGCGGCGGCTGGTACAGCCGACATCGTCTCAGCCATGCTGCTGGGCCGCGTCATCGATGCGGTCGCAGGTGGCGGGCGCGACAGTTTCTGGGCGGAAAGCTGGCCGGTCTTCGCCGGGTTCGTGCTGTTCTTCCTCGTGATCCGGCCCATCATCCTCGGGCTTTCGACCGCCTCGACCAATGTCATCATCGGCCCGAATATCCTGCCACTGGTGCTGTCGCGGCTGCATCGCTGGACAATGGGACACTCGGTCAGTTTCTTCGACAATGATTTCGCCGGACGGCTGGCGCAGAAACAGATGCAGACCGCCCGCGCCATCACCGATGTCGCATCAGAAATGGTGAACGTGGTCGCCTTCGGGCTGGCTGCGGTTCTGGGTTCCGCCTTCTATCTGGCCTCCATCGACGCGTGGGGAACGGTCGCGCTTCTGCTGTGGCTGGCCTGTTACGGGTTCCTGATCCGCTATTTCCTGCCCCGCATCCGCAGCCACTCCGCCGCACGCGCCTCCGCCCGCGCGATGGTGACGGGACAGGTCGTCGACACGATCACCAATATCAAGACTGTCAAGCTGTTCGCCCATGACGAACATGAGGACCGCGCCGCGCTGTCGGCAATGGCCGGGTTCCGGGAACGCGCGGTCGATTTCGGCGTGGTTTCGACATGGTTCCGCACCTCGCTGATGACACTCTCCGGCGCGCTTCCGGTGATCCTGATCGGCGGCGCGGTCATCCTGTGGCAGCAAGGTCAGGCGACACCGGGAGAGATCGCAGCAACCGGGGCCATCGCGCTGCGCCTGTCGCAAATGAGCGGCTGGCTCAGCATGGCGCTCATGTCGATCTGGGGCTCGGTCGGTGAGATCGAGGACGGGATGGAAACTCTGTCACCCCCGCACACCCTGACCGACGACCCCGATGCCAAGCCGCTGCCAGCGGTTAAGGGGCAGATCCGCTTCGACAATGTCAGCTTCAACTATGGCCGGGACGACGGACATGGCGGCGTCACCGGAATCAACCTGACCATCGCACCGGGCGAGCGTGTCGGGCTGGTCGGCGCGTCAGGCGCAGGCAAATCCACGCTCGTTGGCCTGCTGCTGCGCCTCTACGATGTCGAACAGGGCCGGATCGAGATCGACGGCCACGACATCCGCAATGTCACGCAGGAAAGCCTGCGCCGTCAGATCGGCATGGTCACGCAGGAAACCGCGATGTTCAACCGCTCCGCCCGCGACAATATCGGCTATGGCAGCCCCGGCGCGAGCGAGGCGGATATCGCCGCCGCCGCAGAGGCCGCGGAGGCCGGAAGCTTCATCCACGACATGCAGGATAACGAGGGCCGCATCGGCTACGACGCCTATCTGGGCGAGCGCGGCGTCAAGCTGTCCGGCGGTCAGCGCCAGCGGATCGCACTGGCCCGCGCCTTCCTGAAAGACGCCCCGATCCTGATCCTCGACGAGGCGACATCGGCGCTCGACAGCGAAGTGGAGGCGGCGATCCAGGGCTCGCTCGACCGCGTGATGAAGGGCAAGACGGTGCTGGCCATTGCGCACAGGCTGTCCACGATTGCCGAAATGGATCGGATCGTGGTGCTGGAGGAAGGCCGGATCGTCGAGGAAGGCACGCATGACGCACTTCTCGCGCAGAGCGGGACATATGCACGCTACTGGAACCGGCAGTCGGGTGGCTTTTTGGGTACAGAAGTTGAGAACCAGGTTACGAATCAACCCAAGATAGCGTAA
- a CDS encoding CCA tRNA nucleotidyltransferase produces the protein MRLDAAFLQDPSLRRVLEVLEHGGHRALIVGGAVRNALIGQDTGDVDIATSATPEQVVSLAEAAGLRTIPTGIEHGTVTVLSDHQPFEVTTFRRDVETDGRRAVVAFSDRIEDDAMRRDFTMNALYATPGGEVLDPVGGLPDLHSRTLRFVGDADQRIAEDYLRILRFFRFLAWYGENSAPGTVEAIIAGRDGLAQVSKERIGAEFRKLLAAPDPSNSIRLMQETGVLERLLPGADPQILPDLIAVEREYAAPPDWRRRLAVLGGRSVPDMLRLSRPEAGWLAALAAGTEMPLEEFAYRHGKDQAQHLALIRLAGGDETPPDWTTRIAKAAASPLPIVAADLMPALTGPALGQGLKAAEGHWIASGFTAPKSTLIAAALKAGEDR, from the coding sequence ATGAGGCTGGACGCCGCGTTCCTGCAAGACCCGTCTCTGCGCCGTGTGCTGGAGGTGCTGGAGCATGGCGGGCACCGCGCCCTGATTGTCGGCGGCGCGGTCCGTAATGCGCTCATCGGGCAGGACACGGGCGATGTGGACATCGCGACAAGCGCCACGCCGGAACAGGTGGTGTCGCTGGCCGAAGCGGCAGGCCTCAGAACCATCCCGACCGGGATCGAACATGGCACCGTCACGGTCCTGTCGGATCACCAGCCTTTCGAGGTCACGACATTCCGCCGTGACGTCGAAACCGATGGCCGCCGCGCGGTCGTCGCCTTTTCCGACCGGATCGAGGACGACGCGATGCGGCGCGATTTCACCATGAACGCGCTCTACGCGACCCCGGGCGGGGAGGTGCTGGACCCGGTCGGCGGCCTGCCCGATCTGCACAGCCGCACGCTGCGCTTTGTCGGTGATGCCGATCAGCGGATCGCGGAGGATTACCTGCGCATCCTGAGGTTTTTCCGCTTCCTCGCGTGGTACGGCGAAAACTCCGCCCCCGGTACGGTCGAGGCAATCATCGCCGGTCGCGACGGCTTGGCTCAGGTCTCCAAGGAGCGTATCGGCGCGGAATTCCGCAAGCTGCTTGCCGCGCCCGATCCGTCCAACTCCATACGGCTGATGCAGGAAACCGGCGTGCTCGAACGCCTGCTGCCCGGCGCCGACCCACAGATCCTGCCGGATCTGATCGCGGTCGAGCGGGAATATGCAGCACCCCCCGACTGGCGGCGGCGACTGGCGGTTCTGGGTGGCCGTTCGGTGCCCGACATGTTGCGCCTGTCACGCCCGGAAGCGGGCTGGCTTGCAGCGCTCGCCGCCGGAACGGAGATGCCGCTGGAGGAGTTCGCCTACCGGCACGGCAAAGACCAAGCCCAGCACCTTGCGCTGATCCGGCTGGCGGGCGGCGACGAGACACCCCCGGACTGGACCACCCGCATCGCCAAAGCCGCCGCATCGCCACTTCCGATTGTCGCGGCGGACCTGATGCCGGCACTGACAGGGCCTGCGCTTGGTCAGGGGCTGAAGGCCGCCGAAGGCCACTGGATCGCCTCCGGCTTCACAGCACCGAAATCCACGCTTATCGCCGCCGCCCTGAAGGCAGGAGAGGACAGATGA
- a CDS encoding CoA pyrophosphatase: protein MSGAAGSDPALSRASQDIAASASARAGIGGAELAARLRAALARPAEPSSDFDLLPDPKPPASALRDAGVLAAFHEDDGRLYLTTRAATMRHHPGQIALPGGKKDPGDKDVIAAALREAREEIGLDPDQLDLLGTLPPHHTITQFSITPLVAIIRGPFTPIAEPGEVAEVFTLPFSHIANPANYRIEGRHWRGLWRAYRVAPYGPYYLWGATARILLGLAQRLSA from the coding sequence ATGAGCGGCGCGGCCGGATCTGATCCGGCACTGTCACGGGCGTCGCAAGATATTGCGGCGTCCGCTTCTGCTCGTGCCGGGATCGGCGGGGCGGAGCTGGCAGCAAGGCTCCGTGCCGCACTCGCCCGCCCGGCGGAGCCGAGTTCGGATTTCGATCTGCTGCCCGACCCGAAACCCCCAGCATCGGCCCTGCGGGACGCGGGCGTCCTGGCCGCATTTCACGAAGATGACGGGCGGCTCTATCTCACCACGCGTGCCGCGACCATGCGCCATCACCCCGGCCAGATCGCCCTGCCCGGCGGCAAGAAAGACCCCGGCGACAAGGACGTCATCGCCGCAGCCCTGCGCGAGGCGCGCGAGGAAATCGGCCTCGACCCGGACCAACTCGATCTGCTCGGCACGCTGCCGCCGCACCACACGATCACTCAGTTCAGCATCACCCCGCTGGTGGCCATCATTCGCGGCCCCTTCACCCCGATCGCGGAGCCGGGCGAGGTGGCGGAGGTGTTCACCCTGCCCTTCTCCCATATCGCCAACCCGGCGAATTACCGCATCGAAGGCAGGCATTGGCGCGGTTTGTGGCGCGCCTATCGCGTGGCCCCCTACGGACCCTATTATCTGTGGGGCGCGACCGCGCGCATCCTGCTCGGGCTGGCACAAAGGCTGTCGGCATGA
- a CDS encoding Hsp33 family molecular chaperone HslO, whose product MTSINQIAWDDTVLPFQLDRSSIRGRVVRLDGVLDHILTRHDYPAPVAAAVAELALLTALIGPTIKLRWKLSLQVRGKGAIRTIAADYYAPESENAPARIRGWASFDEDRLTDAPHFDQIGEGYFAILIDQGSGTTPYQGITPLAGGSLSTCAGTYFAQSEQLPTSFTLSYGQSAAPGQETSWRAGGIMLQTLPAQPMPGDSEGSADGLIQAADILQGAESEDWNRANHLLSTVEELELIGPSVSPTDLLVRLFHEETPRVFDPQRVEFGCSCDSDRVRNTLSIYSQKDIGHMTTDEGIVTADCQFCGAHYEFDPRSLGFEATVDEDGKPLPQDEAAE is encoded by the coding sequence ATGACCAGTATCAACCAGATCGCGTGGGACGACACCGTCCTGCCGTTCCAGCTCGACCGCTCTTCGATACGCGGCCGGGTGGTGCGGCTTGATGGTGTCCTCGACCACATTCTGACCCGTCACGATTACCCCGCCCCCGTCGCCGCTGCCGTGGCAGAGCTTGCGCTGCTGACCGCGCTCATCGGCCCGACGATCAAGCTGCGCTGGAAGCTGTCCTTGCAGGTCCGCGGAAAGGGCGCGATCCGTACCATTGCTGCGGATTACTACGCCCCGGAAAGCGAAAACGCCCCGGCCCGGATTCGCGGCTGGGCCAGCTTTGACGAGGATCGGCTGACCGACGCCCCCCATTTCGACCAGATCGGCGAGGGGTATTTCGCCATCCTGATCGATCAGGGCAGCGGCACGACGCCATATCAGGGCATAACCCCGCTGGCGGGCGGCTCGCTCTCGACCTGTGCGGGTACTTATTTCGCGCAGTCTGAGCAGCTTCCAACCAGCTTCACCCTGTCTTACGGCCAATCCGCCGCGCCGGGACAGGAAACAAGCTGGCGCGCGGGCGGTATCATGCTGCAGACCCTACCCGCTCAGCCGATGCCCGGCGATAGCGAGGGCAGCGCGGACGGGCTCATTCAGGCGGCGGATATTCTGCAAGGTGCCGAATCAGAGGACTGGAACCGCGCGAACCATCTGCTCTCCACCGTCGAAGAACTGGAGTTGATCGGCCCCTCCGTCAGCCCGACCGATCTTCTGGTGCGGCTGTTCCACGAGGAAACCCCGCGCGTCTTCGATCCGCAGCGGGTGGAATTCGGTTGTTCGTGCGATTCAGACCGCGTGCGCAACACCCTGTCGATCTATTCGCAGAAGGATATCGGCCACATGACCACCGATGAGGGGATCGTGACCGCCGACTGCCAGTTCTGCGGCGCGCATTACGAATTCGACCCCCGCTCGCTGGGGTTCGAGGCAACCGTGGATGAAGACGGGAAACCGTTGCCGCAGGACGAAGCCGCAGAATGA
- a CDS encoding flagellar type III secretion system pore protein FliP, whose translation MIEQAIGEGIRTAQQAGGVGQTSILLFLGLTVLSLAPAIAITVTCFPFMVTVLSILRQSLGLQQSPPNMLIVSLALFLTWFVMDPVLREAWAATAPALQSGDIGIAEAIPRAIGPFERFMSARTNPDVLDHMRGLVHSDPAQDGLRLLVPSFMLSELQRAFEIGFLIALPFLIIDLVVSAILMAMGMMMLPPVVVSLPFKLAFFVVVDGWALVSAALVRGYQ comes from the coding sequence ATGATAGAACAGGCGATCGGCGAGGGCATCCGAACGGCCCAGCAGGCAGGCGGGGTCGGCCAGACCTCGATCCTGCTGTTTCTCGGGCTGACGGTGCTGTCGCTGGCGCCTGCGATAGCCATCACCGTTACCTGCTTTCCGTTCATGGTCACGGTGCTGTCGATCCTGCGCCAGTCGCTCGGCCTGCAGCAATCGCCGCCGAATATGCTGATCGTCAGCCTCGCCCTGTTCCTGACATGGTTCGTCATGGACCCGGTGCTGCGAGAGGCATGGGCAGCAACCGCCCCGGCCCTGCAATCGGGCGATATCGGCATCGCAGAGGCCATTCCACGCGCCATCGGCCCGTTCGAGCGTTTCATGTCCGCGCGCACCAACCCCGATGTGCTCGACCACATGCGCGGACTGGTACACAGCGACCCGGCACAGGACGGGCTGCGCCTTCTGGTCCCGTCCTTCATGCTCTCGGAACTGCAACGCGCCTTCGAGATCGGATTTCTGATTGCATTGCCGTTTCTGATTATAGATCTGGTCGTCTCCGCGATCCTGATGGCAATGGGAATGATGATGCTGCCCCCGGTCGTCGTCTCCCTGCCCTTCAAGCTGGCATTCTTCGTCGTCGTGGATGGCTGGGCGCTCGTCTCCGCAGCCTTGGTGCGCGGCTATCAATAG
- a CDS encoding FliM/FliN family flagellar motor switch protein: protein MDLQGNMITDNIPVDISVRIGHRRMTVAELSAVRENDILPLDQPIDEGVEICVGEYVVAYGELVADEEDDTRLMVKITRTAADKP from the coding sequence TTGGACCTTCAAGGCAATATGATCACCGATAACATCCCGGTCGACATCTCCGTCCGCATCGGGCACCGCCGCATGACGGTCGCGGAACTCTCGGCTGTCAGGGAGAACGATATCCTGCCGCTGGACCAACCCATCGACGAAGGGGTCGAGATCTGCGTCGGCGAATATGTCGTCGCCTATGGCGAGCTTGTCGCGGATGAAGAAGACGACACGCGGCTGATGGTGAAAATCACGCGCACAGCCGCAGACAAACCATGA
- the fliF gene encoding flagellar basal-body MS-ring/collar protein FliF, whose translation MARTNRAGGTLQDIRNFWSTRSRTQQFAIIGGFLVSLLATLAFVLLAGRAPMALLYSGLDDARAAPVVAQLEQSGVSYELRNGSIWVDRGQRDRVRMDLAAQNLPQQGGAGYEILDGMSGFSATSQMFDAAYWRAKEGELARTILSIPVVSSARVHLTAPQSRGYRNSQPGSASVTVVTNGTPLSPAQADAMRFLISSAVPQLAPDAVSVIDSAHGIVRPSADQTASDRETRMKENVERILAPHVGAGNAIVELSIDLVTQTEQLTERSFDPTQRALISEENEEVTDETSGSTNPAVTAASNLPEQGSESGDRQQAQRAETRQRANYEVGSVTRQVEKRPGAVRRLSVAVLLNGVEQQKPDGTVEIQPRAEPELAAIRELVAAAVGYDEARGDEITVKSMPFVTSAGQGTLADRSQGLLDRLAVDSLAKLALIGIIALIALALALRGLRVRQKTAGSPAMLDDSGPAGPANHSEQTAIQMADALADSPEMPMLPMAAAEFDFDSPAGSTSDPAERLKRLMKERREETLKLLNGWIGADERSLP comes from the coding sequence ATGGCGCGGACGAATCGAGCGGGTGGCACATTGCAGGACATAAGAAATTTCTGGTCAACGCGCAGCAGGACCCAGCAATTCGCGATCATTGGCGGGTTTCTCGTCAGCCTGCTCGCGACGCTGGCTTTCGTGCTGCTGGCCGGGCGCGCACCGATGGCGCTTCTCTATTCCGGGCTGGACGATGCGCGCGCGGCCCCGGTCGTGGCCCAGCTTGAGCAAAGCGGCGTCAGCTACGAACTCCGCAACGGCTCGATCTGGGTCGACCGGGGTCAGCGGGACCGGGTGCGGATGGATCTGGCGGCGCAGAACCTGCCGCAGCAGGGCGGCGCTGGTTACGAGATCCTTGACGGCATGTCCGGTTTCTCTGCCACCTCACAGATGTTCGACGCAGCCTATTGGCGCGCGAAGGAGGGGGAGCTGGCGCGCACCATCCTGTCGATCCCGGTCGTATCATCCGCGCGCGTACACCTGACCGCCCCGCAATCACGCGGCTATCGCAACAGCCAGCCCGGATCGGCATCGGTCACGGTCGTCACCAATGGCACGCCGCTGAGCCCGGCACAGGCCGATGCGATGCGGTTTCTGATTTCCTCCGCCGTGCCGCAACTCGCCCCGGACGCCGTGTCCGTGATCGACAGCGCGCATGGCATCGTCAGGCCCTCGGCGGATCAGACAGCCTCCGACCGCGAAACCAGAATGAAGGAGAACGTGGAGCGTATCCTCGCCCCCCATGTTGGCGCCGGCAACGCAATCGTCGAGTTGAGCATTGATCTGGTGACGCAGACCGAGCAGCTGACGGAACGCAGCTTCGACCCGACCCAGCGGGCGCTGATTTCCGAGGAGAATGAGGAGGTCACCGACGAAACCAGCGGCTCGACCAACCCGGCTGTCACCGCCGCCTCCAACCTGCCGGAGCAAGGGTCCGAAAGCGGCGACCGCCAGCAGGCACAGCGGGCGGAGACGCGGCAGCGGGCGAATTACGAGGTCGGCAGCGTCACCCGGCAGGTGGAAAAGCGCCCCGGTGCTGTGCGGCGGTTAAGCGTTGCAGTCCTGCTCAACGGGGTCGAACAGCAAAAACCGGATGGCACCGTCGAAATCCAGCCGAGGGCAGAGCCGGAACTGGCCGCGATCCGCGAACTCGTCGCGGCGGCAGTCGGCTATGACGAGGCGCGCGGCGATGAAATCACCGTCAAGTCGATGCCATTCGTGACCAGCGCCGGGCAGGGCACGTTGGCCGACCGTTCGCAGGGACTGCTGGACCGGCTGGCCGTGGATTCGCTGGCAAAACTGGCCCTGATCGGCATCATCGCCCTGATCGCGCTCGCCCTGGCTCTGCGCGGCCTGCGCGTGCGGCAGAAAACGGCGGGGTCTCCCGCGATGTTGGATGACAGCGGACCAGCAGGTCCAGCCAATCATTCCGAACAGACCGCGATCCAGATGGCGGATGCCCTTGCCGACAGTCCCGAGATGCCGATGTTGCCAATGGCGGCAGCGGAATTCGACTTCGATTCCCCGGCAGGAAGCACCAGCGACCCGGCGGAGCGGCTGAAGAGACTGATGAAAGAGCGTCGGGAGGAAACGCTGAAACTGCTGAACGGCTGGATCGGGGCAGATGAGAGGTCGCTGCCATGA
- a CDS encoding flagellar basal body-associated FliL family protein has protein sequence MSEMTVTEDGPRTGRRKYLLVLMVLTLAAGGFAASYLGKISPRDLIAFRMDNAADTLAFVEVPAVTVPLAGGARRISVTVGLESSASRAPELEKLMPRITATVTEFLSAISPDALDRRGVLEIIRMELHGRVDAVVDPGLIDDLMITEFAIR, from the coding sequence ATGTCTGAAATGACCGTCACCGAGGATGGGCCCCGCACGGGTCGACGCAAATATTTGTTGGTGCTTATGGTGCTGACGCTTGCCGCTGGTGGCTTCGCTGCAAGCTATCTGGGAAAGATCAGCCCCCGGGACCTGATCGCATTCAGGATGGATAATGCGGCGGATACGCTTGCCTTCGTCGAAGTTCCGGCTGTCACCGTGCCGCTGGCAGGTGGTGCGCGCCGGATTTCGGTGACGGTCGGGCTGGAAAGCTCGGCCTCGCGCGCCCCGGAGCTTGAAAAGCTGATGCCACGGATCACGGCGACAGTGACGGAGTTCCTCAGCGCCATCTCCCCCGATGCGCTGGATCGGCGTGGGGTGTTGGAGATCATCCGGATGGAATTGCACGGTCGCGTTGATGCCGTGGTCGATCCGGGTCTGATCGACGATCTGATGATTACGGAGTTCGCTATCCGATGA